The Setaria viridis chromosome 9, Setaria_viridis_v4.0, whole genome shotgun sequence sequence CTTTAGAATATGTGTGCAAGTTGTATATATCATGGAAGATTATGAGTACGTACATTTTGCATACCAAAATTTAATTCGTACGAGCACATGCATGATTTTAAAATGTACAAGTACATACATTTTTAGAAACTATATTTTTTGTcagtttaaaaaatatattgttgtGTGTATGTATCAAGAGAGTATGAGCATATGCATGTTTGACCTACATGAGCCAGGGTAAAATGGACTCTTCACAATGGTCTCATACTAAGATATAACACCACATCAGTACAAGGATGAATTTGACCCAAAAATGGAAGTTGAGGAGTTAAGGGACAAACTTGATCCTTGATGTAAAGTTTAGGGACCAAAACAcctattttagttttttttatctctAATAGCCCAAGTCCAGTCATGCTCTCGTCCGTGAGTGGCACAAGAAATCCGGATCCTGCTGGTGTggtatactccctccatacctCCTGGGCGAGTGGGGTGTTTTCATATAGGATGTCGTTCTATACTCGCTGGGGAGTATTTGGACGCGTTTGCCCCCGGCATACATTTCGGCTGCCATTCCGCTGGTCAAAGCATTAATTGCAGCGCTTCGTTTCACTCATCTCCCTTCCTCGCCACACTGCAGCATCACCGGCTCGCCTCGCTTCCAATCCAGCAGTCTCCCTTCTGCTCGCACCATGGACTTGGCGATGGAGGTGGCGCCGATCTCGTCAGATGAGATGGCACCACCGGAGTCAGAGATGCTGGTGGCGCTGGACTTCGTCTCGTCCAAGAAGGTTTTTCCGGATTCCATGGAAGACGGCCTCAAGCAGGACTCCACGGTCTTTGCCGGCACCATGGAGATGACTTCGGACTCCTTCGTGCCAGACTCCTTGCTGCCGGAGTCCCACCCTTCTCTTTGTGTTCGCTGCGGCACGTCCCATACCGACAACGACGATGAAGGCTGCTTCCAAGCTTGCCGCCGCACTCGCAGGTGTGCTCGTTGCGGTCTTCTACATAGCGACTACAATATCGCAGCAAGGATATTGCATGACATAGAAAAATTTGATTGTGAGACCTATATTTCTGACATGGAGAAACTTCAAATGGATGGTGACACCATACTTGTGCATGAGCACATTATGAAGAAGTTGGACAAGCAATTGAAGATGAAGCAAGATGCCTCCATGGAGATAGCGACGGTGGACGGCGCCATGGAAGATGCAAAGAAAGATCAGTAAGGTTACATGTCTCATTCATTCAACCTAAGGTGCATGCATCTCCTAAATTGCTTCTTCTAATTTGCTCCTAATTAACTTGCATCTTCTAATTGTTTGATGCAGGAAGACTAGCAATTGCTTCAGCTAACAAGGACGCTTCACAGGAGATTTGCAATGGCAGCCGATCTTCTTTatctaatttttctttttgcacgTGAGGAATCTTGATCTTGTTGCATCCTTTAACCTTCATGGCTTCCTTCAAAACACTCTGAAGTGTTACAAAAATTCTGTTTGCTTTGTGTGGACAATATTCTATGAATGCCTACAAAACATGTGTTGAAGAAATCAATCAATGAGTGGACAATATTAATATGAATGCCTACAAAACACGTGTGAACAATCGATCCATTTACCTGTTGCACTACTGGAACTAGATCTTGTATTGTTTTTGCATTCTTCGCTTGAATAGTTCGAAAAAACCCAAGTCCAGAATGTTAAAATCTGGAGAATTGGGTGGTTGACAAATTAGGCGAATGTCAAACCCTTTTTGCTTAGCAGCCTCACAAAAAACAGGATTATTCTCACGTAAATGTGAAGGTGCATTATCCTGTTGTATGAAAATTGGTTTGTTCACATCTTCTCTTGGCCATTTGGCTTGAATGGCAGGCAACACTATGTTTATCATGAAATATCTAATCATATCTCTTATGATTGAAGTTATTGGCTTGATTACTTGTTCTCCACGAAGATGATTCTAACTTCTTCTTACAGCAGTTTCATAAGTGACAAGTGAAAAACAACCCATTTTCCCATCAAAAATACACTCTCCATTCCTAAACCTTGGCCGAGCACAAACACACAAAAATATGAGCTTAGGGATGTAATTTTTATTCTTATAAGTGCGATGTGGTTCATCTTCCTTGGGTAGCAAGTAATATTTCTCAGATTTTTGAGAGAGGTAAAACCAtttttcatcaatgaacacaaaGTTAAACAATACCTTAAATCTTGGATCACCAAACAAACCCAGCTCAATCATGTCAACACACCACTTTAACCGAGATCTCTTGCTAGCATCTGTGAGGTAtggtttgatgctactagagtggcgcCTAAGAAAATCTTTTTTTAAATACCTTTGTATCCACGATTTGCTCATGTTAAGTTTGCTACACACATCTTCTATGGTCATTCTTTGCTTGAGAGAAATGTTGCGTAATTGTTCCAAATCAACAGGGACTGCCTTACGATCACATGTACCCTTCATTTGACTAGCAACCACAACCGAAATGTTACGAGCAAGTTAGATTGTACCTCGCTTCCATAAACGCTGAACTGACCGAATGTGTACTCCAAAGTGATCAGCAACAAATCTTGTATCTTTGTTGCCTAGTTTCTCATTCTTGCTTCTAGCCAACAATGCTTGATACACTTGTCTTGTAACTTCTTCTGTCATGTCTTTCCTTCGATGGTTTACTTCAATGGGAGtctagtaaaagaaaaaaacaagcaTGTTCAAAATAAAAGCATTTTTACTTAAAAAATCTAATAGTATCAAAAAATTACCAGCGAGGTTTTGTACAAAATCGAAATCAACTGCACCATATTCGTCTAGTGGCAAGTTCAAATCCAATCCTgttaaaaaaggaaacaatgaTATGAGAAACGAAACTAATTTGCTCATATGTTGTGAGTATCAAATCAaatcatatgaaaaagaaagTAACAACAGACACATTACCATTATCGTTGTGATCCTCCAATATTGACTCGTTGAGATTGAAGGTAAGATTGccgttgtcatcttcttctataGGAACATTCAGATCAAAGCTAGGGGAAAAATCAACCATTGCACTGTAGATGGAAAGAGAAGAGGTGGGAAGAGAAAAGGTGGAGCACGGTAGATGAAAAGACACCGTTTAAATAGGCATGGTGTAACCCAAATAACGGAGACAAAACACGCCAGAAACGATCACAATAGGGAAAAAAGCGCGCCATGCAGCCTTCGCGCGTACGccagggcaaaaaaaaaatcagaaacgAGCACATGCAAATAGAAGCTACCAGCAAAAAGGTACgcccaccaagtatcgaactcAGCTCCTCAAAACTCACGCCTCGCTGCACTAATTGATTGAACTGGGAAATTTTCTCGCACGGAATGCACCCACAACAGGCAGACAGGAAAACTCTACCTAATTAGTCGcttatggagggagtatgatgGTGACGGTGATCCGATCACTCGGCAATCAAGCGCGCTGCTCCAAACACGAAGCACCAACCGTTCCAAACCACCAGAACCATGCCACCTGGAGCATCTCCACGCCAGCTGCCGGCTCGCCCAATCTCCAGTTCTCTCCACGGGAACAACGTGCTCAAAACATAAACTAACCGAGAAATGGGTAAAGGGTCCAACTTGCGGTTGCTAAGATAAGCTCAGCCCTTCAGGCATTTATACGTGCCCAGCCACGCCaatcgccggcgacgacgacgacacgaGGAAGGGGAAAGAACAAACACCAGGAGAGCAGCAAGGACACCTGACCTGGGGGCAGAGATCGGCCGAATTGAAGCAAGTTTCGTGTTGGTTAGGAGGTTTTCTACCTCTTTTCCCGTGGAGTTTGAGGTGTGTGTGCTCGGGAAAGATGGCTCCTGGGAAATCCATGGAGAGGGCCAGTAGCTTCGCCATGGCCTGCAGCCTCCTCAGCCGCTACGTCAGGGAGAacggcgccgctgccggagagCTCGGCCTCGGCATCAGAGGTGAGCCCTGTTTCCTGAATCTTGACGAGGAGTTGGAATCTTTAGCAGCTGAGTCCGCTTTCTATATCAGTTGGAGTTTAGAACTGTAGGATGGGGAAAAGTTGTAACTTGAGCTTTGGTTCGTGCAAAAAACTGCGATTCGAGGTGCTCCCGTAGTTGTCTTGTGTTAGATCTGGACCCAAAGTTCTGATTTTGGAAGCAAAAGTCCACCTTTTGGTTTCCGTCAAGAACTTGGGCATCGATCAGCTCGAACTTCTTGAATCTGACAGCTTCTTATCCATTTGGCGATCGTTTTGCTAAAGAAGTGCACTCCTATGGTTTCAGCTGAAGCAGCAGATGCACAGAGGACGCCGGCAGACGCAGAGAAGGGGGACGCCAGGAAGGAGACCATGGACCTCTTTCCACAGGACGCTGGGTTCGGCACCGAGGCCGCAGCGCAAGAAGCCCCTGATGCCAGGTATTGGACGAAACGAACAACTCCCATATGATTTGCTTCAGTTCAGAGTAGTTCTTGTTCATACAAGCAAACTGTTCTAGTTAGTTGATTCACTTGTATAGTAAGTAAATGGAGCAAACTCTTGTGAGGAGGAAATGCTTAGTGACCAGATCTTGTTCGAAGGAGCTTTGGTTTGAGTCATGGCCCTAATTCTTCGTATGAAGTAGGTGGTTCATTCATAGCAACATGGAGATCGATGTCTAGAAACGAATCTGTGATAAATATGTTCCCTGGTGGTTTTGGAACATGATCTGAACTGAATGTTAAATTCCTTACGCATGTTAGGTTGCAAGGCACACTTTGCCAAATTTTACATGGCAAGTCTGGCAAGCCCACAGTTTCTGCGCCAAACTTTCTTGTTATGAAGTTTTCTGTGCCAAACCTTCTTGTTATGAAACTTCTGAGCCAAGCTTTCTTGTTATTACATAGCAAGTAATTTATTCATGAGCATGGTGCTGAGAAATAAATGGATGGTAAATATGTGCAGCCCTAGTTCTGGAACATAAAACTTCAATCCAGCGAAGCTGTTATTCTGGATATGCTGGCTATCTATTAGACTGAAGATGATACATATGCATGTCAACCAGAATTTGTGGATCTAGTAACTGGGACTCACAGCTTTGTCTTGTCATAACTCTTGTCAGGGAGAAAGAGAAGCACCAGCTGACTATCTTCTATGCTGGGAAGGTCCTCGTGTTCGATGACTTCCCTGCTGAGAAGGCGAAGGACCTGATGCAGATGGCCGGCAGGGGTGCATCCGTGGCTCAGAGCTCTGGCTCGCTGCCTTCCCCTGCAGTTGCAACCGTTACTGACAGCACTAAGGTCGCAGCTGtgccagctgcaccaattccTGTGGTCAGTGCCCAGAAGAATGCAGCAGGTAGTTAGTCCACCCCTTGTTCATAAGCACATGACATCTGAATGATCAATTTCTGTCTTGCTCATTGTTCTGAAAATGTATGTGCTACAGATATACCTCAGGCTCCGAAGGCGTCTCTTCGCCGGTTCCTTGAGAAGCGAAAGGACCGGTAGGTTTCTCTTGCTGCTAAGATGGAACAACTGCTGTTCAGATTCCTCAAGTCTTTGGAGGATGATCTAACTTGCGCTATTCCCTGTTTCAGCATTACTGCCAAAGCACCATACCAAGGCTCCCCTTCAGATGCTACACCTGTGAAGAAGGAGATGCCGGAGAGCCAGCCATGGCTCGGGCTAGGTTCTCagaccgccaaccccgacctgAGCCTGCGCCAGGAACGCAACCAGTGATCAGTGATCCAGCATCACCATCTTCAAAACCGCTATAAGTATACTCCTGTGACCAGAGGACAGGATCACACAGAGTCTCACCAATCATGTGTTTGTGCTAGGGCTATGATTTCGCTGTGATACTTTTCGCTCGGATAGTCGAATACATAGGTGGTTTGGATGTAAAGAAAGTAGCTGATGATGAAACGTGCGTGAGGATTATTACAGGTGCCGGGGCTGGTTTGTTGGCTGATTAACCCGTGCCGACCTGACCCATACTGTACCATGGTAGAAAAAGGAAGAACCTGTGATGTAGTTGCTAGAAACTCCTCCGTATTTTGTTTCCGGGATGTCCTGTCATCCTGTGTCGTTTGGCTTTGGCACCGCCGCGTGCTACAGAGCTGGTGATTGTAAAAGAGATACATGCCGTATGATCATTTTACTTTTCATCTTCATGTTAATACTCTTAGCTTATGATTGGCTGCTGACTTATGGAATAATACGCACTGCCATGAAAATGTGCCGATCGATCAGGATCGTGCTATTGTGATGTGAGCAAACCAAGTTTGGGCACTCCAATTTTATCATCCGATCCATTTGCACGCAACTTGccccaaagaagaagaagaatgcgACCGCGAGACAGCGGCTACAGGGGATGAGTGGATTCTGCACGCTGATCGCGCCTGAGCCAACATCGAGCACACAAGCGGTGAAGCTACTGTGGCAGCCCTAGACCAGCGTGTCTTGTGCGCAGCAAGTGCCGCTTCACAGACAGTAAAGAGAAATCTAcaccaaaaggaaagaaagcaaGAGAGGGATAgagcttttcaaaaaagaacAGAAATTAAAACAAAGAAACACGATGTCAGCTTCGATTGCCGCGATGATGGCTCGTGGCCGGCACCCGGGAATCTGCGTTCCGATTCAACAGATTTTGTTAATGGCCGATGGTACTCTGTCCACTGTCCTGCAGCAGCAGGGCAGATCCATTTCACCACATGCCAATACCGTATCGCCCATCATTGACATTGTTTATCAATTTTATTAAACCAAACGAGAGCAGACCAGATCTCGAGTGGCGAAAACCAGGGGCTGACGAGGAAGGATGTCCAGAGCTGCCGGCCCTGCTGCCGCGGTTTATAGTAATAACTTACATGCTGGAGTATCAAGTTAGCAAAACAAACACCCGCCGCGCTTTATTCAACAGTTTGCCCCCGACCAGTCGCCTTTGCCTGCGGCATGTTATGCATGGTGAATAGGAAATGGAAGGATAAGAAAAATATCTGCCGATGTGGCCTGCCCGTGGAAAGGAAAGGATCGTGGCCGGCAAGCGGGCAGCTCGCCTCACACACATCCTTTTAATAAGCAAAGAAATACAGTATTGTTGAAGTAGACTCTCATCTTCATCAATGTTTGGTTTTATAATGTTGTCAATTTGGGTTGTGGCGGTACGTAATTGGTATATGATGATTGGCCACATTGATCGCATAAATGAAATCTATTGGCTACAATAGAGATGGAGGTATTTGAGTTGCATGCACGAACCGATTCAACTTAAGAACAAAAAATAGACGAGTCACCTATACTTGACCAAGAGGATTTCCAAACATTGGAAAGAATATATGAATATATATGTGGTTCAGTGGTTGCACGTAGATAAAATTGATTTACTCCTTCACTAAATGATAAATACTATATCATCAGCTTTATTTATTTGTAATTTAAATGAAACTTTGGATGGAAGTATCCAATGTGCACCGCACCTGCTAGCAATGTTCCAAAAAGGCGGTGATCCACGTTCGCCTAAGCATGCTTATGCGCTGGGTGGCGGGGTACCGCGACGCCTAGGGGGTAGACGGTCCCTAGGCGGCATttggcagcggcggaggcaggaGATGGGTAGCGGCGGAGGAGAAGGTAGGGGCGGgtgcgcggcggaggcggaggaggaggaggcagggcaACTGCAGAGGAGGCAGGGGTAggtgcagaggaggaggagaaggaggaggaagggtggTAGCAGAGGAGGCAGGGGAAGGCGCGAAGTAGGTAGGGGCGGTGGGGTCGAAACGAGAGGAGGCGAGGCGTCAGGAacgagagaaggggaggagataaggtgggAGGTGAGCTGTTGGGTTTCTTTGATGAACTTACTTTTCGACTGAAGGTCCATTGAtcctttgtttttattttcttttagagGTATATGATGTGTATGGCgagatatatgtatgtatgtggcaTCGTCTAGAAAAACATCTTGAAACGCCTAGTCTCGCCTAGGCTACAGGTCACCGCCTAGAGAGCGCATGGCGCCTTTTGCAACCTTGCCTGCTAGTAGAGcagcttttctttcttttttctgagaAAAAGTGTGCAGCACAGGCACATCAGCTGCGAACAAATTTGTCGCTCGTTTCACTGTTTGGGCCAACATGTTGCATCAGATGGGTGGGAATGAGGGGATAAACAGGCCGTCGATCTCCCTTTCGAAGGAGTCCTTTTTCTGGGCATACAGGCCCATCGTGGTTGCTGGACTGTTGAACAGAAGTCGAACAGAAGGACGGTTCGATCCCTCCTGTCCTGTGTTTAACATCGATGCGTGGGGTCCACATACCATAAAAAATattctctctcccctccgttcctctt is a genomic window containing:
- the LOC117839921 gene encoding protein TIFY 10a — encoded protein: MAPGKSMERASSFAMACSLLSRYVRENGAAAGELGLGIRAEAADAQRTPADAEKGDARKETMDLFPQDAGFGTEAAAQEAPDAREKEKHQLTIFYAGKVLVFDDFPAEKAKDLMQMAGRGASVAQSSGSLPSPAVATVTDSTKVAAVPAAPIPVVSAQKNAADIPQAPKASLRRFLEKRKDRITAKAPYQGSPSDATPVKKEMPESQPWLGLGSQTANPDLSLRQERNQ